Part of the Engraulis encrasicolus isolate BLACKSEA-1 chromosome 1, IST_EnEncr_1.0, whole genome shotgun sequence genome, tctgataACACAGAACAGTAGTGTGTGGATGAGGACTTTTTTGGGTGGACACATACGcaaaactgtttgtgtgtgtgtgcgtgtttgtgcgtgcatgccttcGTGTTATTTTCTCCTCCTTGGGTGGACACAAACgccaaacgtgtgtgtgtttgcacgtgtttgcatgtgtgtgagtctgtgtgcatttgcatttgcgtgttcgtgtgtgtgcatttgcgtatttgcgtgcatgcctttgtgttATTTGCTCATCAATGGCTTGTGATCCAAACCGACACTTCCTTTTTTACTTAGAGTTTGGCTAAAGTGCCCCCTCTCTTGGCTGTTGTAGGAACTTCAAGGGAATACTACAATACACCCAGCCACTAGCAACTATATTCAACAATTCATAGTTCTATCTTTTAagcattgtgtgtgagtgtgtgcacgtgtacataCAGAAACAGTCATTATCACAGATATTCAGGTATAACAAAGCAATTATTGATATGAATGCAGTGcgtatgcgcgtgcatgcgtgtgcgctcaTACGGAAGCATTATTTAACACAAATATGCAGGTATGACAAAGCAAATGTTGAAATGAATGCCGTGGGCGAGGGTGTGTAAAGTGGGGTTTTGGCAGCAATGTCTGCTGGGAAAGTAAGTTCCTGGCTGATGATTGATTTTCCATTAGAGCCCATTAAATACAGAGCCAGGGTCTACATTCCATGTGTCAACATTACACACAGTTTCACATAAATGAACTCAGACAGAAAAGATGTCTTCGCGGGATCTGCATTTTGCCTCATTTAATGAACGTTCATTTGacctgtgtgtgtcatgtcacctgtgtgtgtgtgtgtaggtgactgCTGGTTGCTGGCTGCCATCGCCTCTCTGACCCTTCATGACAAGCTGCTACACAGAGTCGTACCACACGGCCAGAGCTTCCAGGAGGACTACGCTGGCATATTCCACTTCCAggtaaacaaacacgcacgcacgcatgcacgcacacacacacacacacacacacacacacacacacacacacacacacacacacacacacacacacacacacacacacacacacacacacacacacattctgttgaCTTATTATGTTAAAGCTGTGACCAGATCAGAAGAATAACACTGGTTTGattccaggtaacacacacacactcacgcacgcacacacacacacacacacacacacacacacacacacacacacacacacacacacacacacacacacacacacacacacacacacacacacacacacacacgcctagagTTTCCAGGAAGACTGAACGCATATTCCACTTCCACAATTCCATTCCACACATTCcacaatatgctgttgtattgctcacgctacccttgacttgtcagtacccggtgatgctgcattttttggctcagccctttccgagatctgagctattctaatgggggcagcttttgtttacattttaaaaattcttaacataggcctactcaaaatattctcccaaaaggtatcactgtttggaataaatcaagatgctttttttaaatgtaaacaaacccctGTCCCCATTACCGTGGGAAGATCAAATCCCAACCGGTTCTGCTCGGTTAATTTTATCAGTAACACTGTTGGAAAACACTTAAATCACGGCCCTTCCTTGTTTTGTCTACCTTAGTAGACATTTCAATCCCTACATGGGTATCaagatccacacacgcacgcacgcatgcacacacacacacgcacacacacacacacacacacacacacacacacacacacacacacacacacacacacacacacacacacacacacacacacacacaaacaataatctTCAGTGTAACGCATTATTTATTCTGTGTTCtaattggtctctctctctctctttttccctccagTTCTGGCAGTTTGGTGAGTGGGTGGATGTTGTGATAGATGACCGGCTGCCGGTGAAGGATGGGGAGCTGATGTTTGTGCACTCGGCAGAGGGGAACGAATTCTGGAGCGCACTCGTGGAGAAGGCCTACGCCAAGTAAGactcaggcagacacacacacacacacacacacacacacacacacacacacacacacacacacacacacacacacacacacacaaagagtctgTGTGCTTCCACAGTGTGAAGAATGCGtatgtctttctttgtgtgtattCCTAAAGGGTCAATGGTTCCTACGAGGCGTTGTCTGGAGGCAGCACCACTGAGGGCTTTGAGGATTTCACTGGCGGAGTATCGGAGATGTACGAACTTAAGAAGGCCCCTCGAGACCTGCACCGCATCATCAGCAAAGCACTGGAGAGGGGGTCACTACTCGGATGCTCTATAGATGTGAGTtaatgtgtgttgaggtgtgtgtgtgtgtgtgtgtatgtttgtgtgtgtgtgtgtgtgtgtgtgtgtgtgtgtgtgtgtgtgtgtgtgtgtgtgtgtgtgtgtgtgtgtgtgtgtgtgtgtgtgtgcgtgtgcgtgtgcgtgtgcgtgtgtgtgtgtgtgtgtcggagatggagagaccgagagggagggagagagagacagacagacagagagagatgtactgtatTGATGAGTGTTTTTtaaggcttttgtgcctttatttatgatagagggacaggaaacgagtggggagagagagctggggaaggattggcaaattaaAAGGTTAGGAATCGTACCCGGATCGCCAGcgtggtaacccagtgccctaccgctaggccacAGTCGGGccacaatagccttggtctcattagccgcgcttcagcggcccggggccgcctggggctcaggagagtggccggctcggagctgccggccccgggccattttttgcctgatcggactcatagccgaccccaggcacattcagggacacgccttgtttgtgaaacgtcgggcacagcccactttcgccccaaatcacagaaggacaacaacagaacaacgacaaagaaggagattaaaatggagcaaactctgctggagcaggtcgccgtttggctcgtagcctacggacaaagacgacaagaactgcaaggaaaatggcttgcctttcaagaacagttttattacatggcaaagttgtcgattcagaagctgtatgggacgcagcgcatgttaagaagacaaagacgcatgaaaatacgagcagctcgacaactgagagagtgaacagaaggagacgtgcgaacatgcccagttattccccccaatagcgcacagaagcatgagccccggacatagcgagacatgaatgtgcaggtaattgaataagttaccttgtgaaaggagaccaaatcccggagacatagcatcttcatcagttgctatagaaaattatgagccccggacatagcgacacaccccctcgttgcggcgtgccacctgtctattcatggtgaatgtgcaggtaattgaataagttaccatgtgaaaagagaccaaatcccggagacatagcatcttcatcagctgctatagaaaatgatgagccaggggaatagcgactatttattaaagtagccacggaagtagcgtagcctacaagtcgttcaatctgcataacatcggtgtgtgtcctgcagggaattctaagtgtgcgcactatggcacatgtctgcaaaacgtatgcctatggtttagtatgtctgcaaaacatgagacactagggcagcagagtgaggatgattttaaataggcctaagtcaataacagctgtgtaataatgtggctgcatgggggacttatcgctaaattctgggcaaattattagtttggggcgttcttatggcataatttcataagatgcaactttggcacttctgtttgtgtttttaaagttatttagccaacataacttttttgttgttatcagggcatcatgggcaccactacacttaaacttgggatgtcatagctaagtcatgtcggcttttttctgcttttagccgccaactcttgtgccattatcgtgatttggcatgctttccactggacaccaataaaaagtgtctcacaaatactcacacatgacatttatgtcggcttatttagcttttgcgctattatcgccgaaggtctggtaggctatatcgcacgtgggctatatcgcccgaggttgaccccgcctccgagcctcggcggtgcttgctggcccatcgaattcgacgggccagggaaagcggcccttagccccacaacctggcccggcggccatctttagcacctaccccccttttgatgagatcaccgtcagcccccttttgtccgggccagcccggggctggccctgcagtgagactaaggctattgagtgtgtgtgcgtgtgtgtgtgtgtgtgtgtgtgtgtgtgtgtgtgtgtgtgtgtgtgtgtgtgtgttcatatgcattTGTGTGCTCTCTTCTACAGATCACCAGTGCGTTTGACATGGAGGCCATCACCTTTAAGAAGCTGGTGAAGGGACATGCCTACTCTGTCACCGGACTCAAGCtggtaacacatacacacagacggagagagagagagagagcaactcatacacatgcacgcgcacacacacatgaacatgcatgtCTACTACGTGTAGTGTACATcctatctcctcccctcctgtcctgttaTCTTATCTATTGccttctcctcttctgtcatcctttcttctctcctcatcctctcctctcctcatcctctcctctcctctcctctcctctcctcatcctctcttctcctcatcctctgctcatcctttcctttcctctcctcatcctcctctcctcatcctctcctctcctcatcctctcctgctctcctcatcctctcctctcctctcctctcctcatcctctcctctcctcatcctctcctctcctcatcctctcatctcctgtcctccacaGGTTGATTATCAGGGCAGGAGGGAGCGTCTGATCCGGGTGCGTAACCCCTGGGGCCAGGTGGAGTGGACTGGAGCCTGGAGTGATGGGTGAggacattttatttcattattattattattattattattattattattgttgttgtcgttattattgttattattattattactattattatcagtagtagtagtagtagtagtaatagtagtagtagtagtagtagttgcagtGGTAGTACTAGAACTATGTCACTACGGCTATGAccgtatatagtatagtatactgtatgtagttctgtcaggaccattacagtcaagaaacacaagacaagacttgactaccatggcctggccagaactaacgctagTGCTAGTATTTGCAGAATACTTTTGGCAGCTGTGGGtactgacattgtgtgtgtgcgtgtgtgcatttgtgtgtgtgtgtgtgtgtgtgtgtgtgtgtgtgtgtgtgtgtgtgtgtgtgtgtgtgtgtgtgtgtgtgtgtgtgtgtgtgtgtgtgtgtgtgtgtgtgtgtgtgtgtgtgtgtgtgtgtgtgtgtgtgcgtgtgcgtgtgcgtgtgcgtgtgcgtgtgcgtgtgtgtgtgtgtgtttcagctcgtCTGAGTGGGATTCTGTCGACCCAGACGACAAAGAGGAGATGCACTCCAAAATGGAGGATGGAGAGTTCTGGTGAGAAAGTCATCTAAAGTTCAGAGGTTACAGTCAAGTACAAGACGATCTAATCAATTGTATTGGGTCCCTTTTTATTCATCTGTTTTTAGTGTAAATAGTTTTGCATTCTTTTCAGAATGCTTTCCTGAGTCCCCATTGTCTCTCCACCTCACCTAACttcacctcatctctcctctactctactcctcacctcatctcacctctactctactcctcacctcatctcacctctcctctcctctcctttcctctcgtccttctcctctcctctcctcctcttccccatctcctctcctctcctcttctctcctcaactctcctcttctcatctcttctcttctcttctcttctcttctcttctcttctcgtctcttctcttctcttctcttctcctctcttctcttctcttctcttctcttctcttctcttctcttctcttctcttctcttctcttctcttcgctcagGATGGCGTTTGATGAGTTTAAGCGTCAGTTCTCGCGTATTGAGATCTGCAATCTGACTCCCGATGCCCTGAGTGATGATGATGTCAGCTTCTGGAACACCATCAAGTTCCACGGAACATGGAGACGAGGCAGCACCGCAGGGGGATGCAGAAACCACCCAAGTATGgcttttaatacacacacacacacacacacacacacacacacacacacacacacacacacacacacacacacacacacacacacacacacacacacacacacacacacacacacacacacacatgcagaaaccacCCTAGTATggctttaatacacacacacgcacacacacacacgcacacacacacacacacacacacacacacacacacacacacacacacacacacacacacacacacacacacatgcagaaaccacCCAAGTATagctttaatacacacacacacacacacacacacacacacacacacacacacaggcacgcacgcacacacacacacacatgcagaaaccacCCAAGTATagctttaatacacacacacacacacacacacacacacacacacacacacacacacacacacacacacacacacacacacacacacacacacacacgcacacgcacgcacacacacacacacacacacacacatgcagaaaccacCCAAGTATGGCTTtaatacacaccagggcttgacattaactttttcacccaccggccactgtggctagtggttttcccaagtcactagccattcaggtactccactagccacagattttatatagtttttttccctttatcatGTAGGCCcctacgtctaacctcagaagatgaggtgctaaagcaagatgagtgcataACTTTCTACATGggagtatatcaagcaaatacaaactgagttactgagctttttcttgaacttaaatacagtcaattgatacacaaggggcaaacaacagaatataggctactatgatacatgtcataccaaggaataggCTGCCAgtgaaattggctagtgacactgaaagtattactagccacagccaagttttaccagcatttggccggttggcaggtgctagtgtcaagccctgacacacacacacacacacacacacacacacacacacacacacacacacacacacacacacacacacacacatgcagaaaccacCCAATTATGgcttttaatacacacacacacacacacactcacacacacacacacacacacacacacacacacacacacacacacacacacacacacacacacacacacacacacacacacacacacacacacacacacacacacacacacacacacatgcagaaaccacCCTAGTATggctttaatacacacacacacgcacacacacgccacggaACATGAAGAGGcagcacacacactgaacatggAAGCAATGGAGTACTGCAGGGGGATGCAGAAACCACCATAGTATGGctataatgccgtgtccagaccaagagcgaactacgctgcctggtagcgtgggtagcagaagaagtttcgccttgaattcactgtattcgctccagacgcagcattgacatgtttgattcagctaatcacaaaacggctctggcttgacagcctgggacattcggaaatACAGtcctattggttttcgccgaacagcgtcagagcaaatttgcctacgattagattgagtttaatcgtcaaaattcgctctggtcgctcaagaagcttcgctcctggcgaatttgctttggtagagtaggtcgcgtgccctccatagagaaataatgacttccggcgcttcgttcgctccgttcgctcttggtctgtacacggcataacacacacacgcacgcacacacacacacacacacacacacacacacacacacacacacacacacacacacacacatacacacacacacacacacagggaggcagaAACCACCCTAGCAtggctaaacacaaacacacacacacacacacacacacacacacacacacacacacacacacacacacacacacacacacacacttcctttccaTCAGACATGTTCTTGATCAAACTTCATTacagtatctctgtctctgtctctctgtctctctctctatcaggcttgtacgaaattccgaattgaatgatataataatgccataatacgaacactaggtggtgtcattaccttgaatttctttgaatttaagctacaccattgaaagtacatagaacaccaccacctagtgttcgtattatgtcATTACTTTGAactgaaattctttccattcggaatttcgtacaagcctgctctctatctctcagacACTTTCTGGATCAACCCTACCACTCTAGAGGACGATGACCCTGATCACACCCACcggcactcactcacactctaaccccctctcctcctccatcagacACGTTCTGGATCAACCCCCAGTATCGCATCACTCTGCTGGAAGAGGATGATGACCCTGAGGATGACGAGGTGGCCTGCAGCTTCCTGGTGGCCCTGATGCAGAAGGACAGGAGACGCTACCGCCGACAGGGACAAGACATGCACACCATAGGGTTCGCCGTctatgaggtacacacacacacacacacacaaacacacgtacacacacacacacacacacacacacacacacacacacacacacacacacacacacacacacacacacacacacacacacacacacacacacacacacacacacacacacacacacacacacacagaaagaagacgctaccgcacacacacacacacacacacacatgcacacccacacacacacgcacacacagtatacaatgcacagacacagacacacacttttcctGATTTACAGATACAGATGTGTGATTGTTTCCATATTAATTCATTTTCCTTTattgtcttttctctctttctgcagaTACCTGAAGAGGTAAGAATGCCACTTTAtctaggctatctatctatctatctatctatctagctatctatctatctatctatctatctatctatctatctatctatctatctatctatctatctatctacctaaccacctcctcttctctccatcgtTACCCATAGTTCCACGGTATTGCTAGTGTCCACATGAAGAAGGACTTCTTCCTGCGTAACTCCTCGTGCGCGCGCTCCGAGACCTTCATCAACCTGAGGGAGGTCTCCAACCGCATCCGCCTGCCCCCAGGAGAATACCTCATCGTCCCATCGACCTTCGAACCCAGCAAGGAGGCTGACTTTGTGCTGAGGGTCTTCACGGAGAAGCAGAGTGAGACACAGTGAGTATTGTACAGCAGcagttggagagagggagagagagagagaaagagagagagagagagagagagagagcgagagagcgagagagagagagagagagagagagagagtttgtggtgctccaactgctgagagagagagagagagagagggagagagagagagaaagagagagagagagagagagagagagcgagagagcgagagagcgagagagcctgTCTACAAGGAGTCTGATTTTGTGGGTGTTTACTGAGAAGCAGTCAGAGACACAGTGAGTAGGCAGGTGGGCCAGTGAGGGGGTTGGTGGGGTAGACTTTAGGGGAATTATGTCCAGCTGCCCCCCGGCAGTACTTCATCGAACCC contains:
- the LOC134454558 gene encoding calpain-1 catalytic subunit-like codes for the protein MYPSVGISAQIQHAREQEEGMGSKEQAVLLNGQDYEALKQECLESGRLFEDPYFPAEGPSLGFKELAPHSSKTRGVQWIRPTELTDNPQFILGGATRTDICQGALGDCWLLAAIASLTLHDKLLHRVVPHGQSFQEDYAGIFHFQFWQFGEWVDVVIDDRLPVKDGELMFVHSAEGNEFWSALVEKAYAKVNGSYEALSGGSTTEGFEDFTGGVSEMYELKKAPRDLHRIISKALERGSLLGCSIDITSAFDMEAITFKKLVKGHAYSVTGLKLVDYQGRRERLIRVRNPWGQVEWTGAWSDGSSEWDSVDPDDKEEMHSKMEDGEFWMAFDEFKRQFSRIEICNLTPDALSDDDVSFWNTIKFHGTWRRGSTAGGCRNHPNTFWINPQYRITLLEEDDDPEDDEVACSFLVALMQKDRRRYRRQGQDMHTIGFAVYEIPEEFHGIASVHMKKDFFLRNSSCARSETFINLREVSNRIRLPPGEYLIVPSTFEPSKEADFVLRVFTEKQSETHEMDDEVTFNIEEEDDISEDDIDDSFKNMFSQLSGEDMEISVRELRTILNRVVSKHRDLKTDGFSMESCRGMVSLMDKDGSARLGIVEFQVLWNKIRKWLGIFRQFDLDKSGSMSSYEMRMAMENAGFVLNNKLTQVLVARYAENETIDFDNFVCCLVKLEGMYKAFRELDKDGTGVAELNLTEWLYMSMCG